CAATAAAAACAAAAGAACTGAATTTTAGATACATACTATCAAGAATTGATAAACCAGAAAACTTATATTTCGTTAATTCTGTACCAGTCACACGGCCATGACTTGATATTTTGAATTTTGATGTAGATTCTGATGGGTTCGTTCAATTTGATTGCTTATATAAATCACATAATTCGATAAAGTTAGTTGATAATGTGGCTGTGACTAATGATCTTTTCGGTGAAGAAACAATTCCTGTAAAATATGATCGCTTCTACAAAATTGAAGAACCTAAGAAAATTTTCTTTTTACATAAAGAAAAAAATAATCATATCTTTTCAATTTCATCGAATTTAGAACAAACTTATTACGATTTACACAATCAAATAGACAATCACGAAAACAATCCCATATTTAATAATTGGACAGGAAAAATTAAGTTGTGAATGCCAAATCCTGAACGAATTATTAAGAAAAATCAAGATGATCGTTTTCCTGAAATTTTAGAAAAAATTCGTAACAATTCTGACCCTAGAATTTCAATTGAAGCTAACGATGATGGTTATTTCTTAATTGTAAATTTTGTTAGAAAAGATGAATTGATGAATGTTGAATTAAATAATATTATTCAAAAATTAAAAAAACTTTTATTAGAGCTAAGTTATCTAAACGATTAACATGCTAAAAATATAAAACAAATAATTAAGAAATAAAAAAAGGTATATAAATGTTTTCTATAATTGGTTGAGCTTTTAAGCTTTTTGGTTATTTATGGCTCTATTTCTTTAAACTTATCTGATGAGGTCTTCTTTGAATAGGGAGAGGAATTGGATTTCTTATATCTTTAATATTCAATAGAGATTAAGAATGATAAAAACTGATCATTATAATAAATAAAATAACAGCGAGAAATAACCGCAAAATATGATCTTATAAAGCAAAATTTTGAAATAAATATTAAAGAACTAAAAATCTTTAAGTATTTAATGACATTTAATTTTTGCTAAAAATTAAATAATAAAATAATTAAGTCCATATGTTTTGATAAATCTTTTAAGATCATTTAATTATTTTTTAGACTATAGTTTAAAAATATAACAACAACATAGAACTTTAGGAGATAAAATTGTCTAGCGATAAAAAAACTTATGCAAAGAAAGAATCATCGCCTAAATACGAATTGCGTACTTCTTTTGCTATAAAAAACAGAGATAATTCTAATTTCAAAATCAAATTTAGTTTAAGTGTCTTTTTAGAAAAAATTAAACAAACTTATCCAAACATCAATAATATTGAAGAAGTAGATTGTATTAAATCATGTAAAAATCGCGAAGGAAAGACTATTTATTATATAGATATAAAAAGAAAGAAACCTCCCTTTATTAAACTACAAGAGCATTTCTTTAATATAGTTAAATCTTATGCTAAAAAACATCATAATAATGGTAATAATAAAATAATTAACGACAATGATTTACAACCTGCGTTTGTATTTAATATAGAACCTGATGAGAAAAGTAATAACTCTCAAGATTCATCAATAAAAAATGGTGATATTTGTTTATCGTTAGATAATTTCGAATTATTTAACGATTTAGAGATTGATGAACAAGATAAAATTAATGAGACAAATTATTATTGATTTAAGTTTTTAAGTAGCTACAATTTTAACCCTTTAAGTCTATGATTATCGATAATTAATAATAATTTAATACTGGGTATTATTTCTATTCTTGATTTAAACGATATATTTAAAAAATTATTGGATAAAGCTGATAGACAATTTTTAACACATAAAAATAAAATCTATTATGGTGTGCCAGGTTGTGGTAAAAGCCATAAGGTTTATGAAGAAATTAAAAAAGAAGAGGCCTTTCATTTAAGAACAGTCTTTCATCCAGATTATTCTAATGCAGATTTTATCGGTCAAATTATGCCAACAGTTGATGACAATGGTAATATCAAATATTCTTTTAAACCTGGACCGTTTTCATTAGCCTTAGAAGAAGCATACAAAAAACCCAACGAAGATATCTTCTTTGTTATCGAAGAAATTAATCGTGGTAATGCTGCATCGATTTTTGGTGATGTTTTTCAATTATTAGATCGTGATGATGAAGGTGTAAGTAAATATCCAATTATTAATCTAGATATTCAAAAATATCTAGAATCAAAAATTGAAAACCAAAAATTTGAGCAAATTTTTATTCCTAAAAATTTAATTTTAGTTGCTACCATGAACACTAGTGACCAAAATGTTTTTGCACTAGATAATGCATTTAAAAGAAGATGAAACTTCATTAAGATTGATAATGATATTCAAAACAACGAAAACCATCCATATAAAGATTGATATGTTCCAGGACTAGATGAACCAACTACATGAAAAGAGTTTGTTGTTGTGATCAACAAAATAATTACTAAACACCAAAAAGATAATCTTTTTTTAAGTGAAGATAAGATGATTGGTCAATATTTTGTTGATAAAAATTTATTAATTGAATCTGAAGAAGAATTAAAAAACAACAACAAAACTCTAAATGAAAAAGCTCAATTTTTTGCCAACAAAGTAATCATGTATTTATGAGAAGATGTATTCAAAATGGATAGAGAAGCAATCTTTAATTCTGACTACAATTCATTAGATGAACTAATTAAGGATTTTTGTAATAAAAAAATGATATTTAATCAAAACTTTAAAACTAAAATTGAAGAATTCAGAAATCAAGAATCAAAACAAACATTTAGTGAAAATCAATAATCAATCAGTTTATGAAACCTGATGATAAAAAGCTTAAAATAGAATTAGAACTATCTGATTATTTTTGGAATAAAAAACCACATTTTGTTGGTGTTGAGATAAAAAACAATAAAATTGTTTTTTATCCACCCAAGAATTTTGTTTCATCAAAAAACAATGATGATCAATTAAAAAAACAAATTTTTCGTGTATTAAAAACTGTTAATCTTGATGTAAATAAAATAAGACAAAAAGATGATTTAGAACATGATGATTCACAAGAAGATAAGAATGTTCAACAAGATTTTTTAGCCAAAACAAACAATACTATTTTAATTAAGGATTGTTGGTTATTAATTGAACATTATCTAACCAACCAACGCTATGTAAGTATTGAAAAGAAATACTCATTCGGCACTAAACCTAAGATTAATTGAAAAAAAACAATTAAGCAAAAATCCATCATTTCTAATAACAATATTTTGTTCACTAAATATGTATGTGAAACTAATATTAGAACTGAAAATATTATTAATGAAATCTATCTTTATTGCGTTCAAAAAGCCTTTGATTATTTCGGTTGGTATTTTAATAAAACTTTTAATAATAAGAATAAAAAGAACGATCAATTTTTTCATCAAAATTGATCGTTAAAAATTATTAATGATGAGTTACATAAAACCTTTAATGATAACCAAAGATCGGTTTTGTTAGCCATGAAAAATATCATTCAGGGTGTTAGTATAAAACCTTGTGATGATAATGTTAGTGTTTATGGAACTGATCAATATGAATCTATTTATGAAACCATGATTGATAAGTTGTTTAATAACAACTTAAAGATAGAAGGTTTTTATTGTTATGCCAACCATCATCTTATTGATGATTTAAAACCCAAAAACCAATTAGAGCCACTAAGACCAGATAGTGGGTTTGTTTATGAAAATAACTTATATTTATTGGATGCAAAATATTATCTTTATTCAGATAAATCAACATTAATTAATATTCCCCAAACAACAGATATTCAAAAACAAATCACATACGGTAAGAATGCTGATAAGTTAGTTCATAACAATCAATTAAAATTTGATCAACCAATTCAAAATGTTTATAATGCTTTTTTATTACCATTTAATAAAAAAGATGATCATACTAACAATACTAACTTGAAATATGTTGGGTATTTAGTTTCACAATGAGAAGATAACAATCAAACATATCACTACATCCCGATTGTTTATATTGACATTAATTATTTGATTGATAATTATGATAAAAATGATGTGGATATAAGAAAAGAGTTAGCGAACTTAATAAAAGATAATGTTGATAAGCTTTTAGAAAAAAACAATAAAAGTGATGCTGAAAAAATTAACTTAGAACCAATTAATTAACAACATTTTTATTCTTTTAGAATAAAAACTTTAAGCTTTAAAAAAGACATCTTATATACATTATTAATCTAATTATTTTTAAATTTATTTATAAACCCTTGTTTATTTGATAACGAACTATTAATAACCTTCTATAACCTTATATTTATTAAACGATGTGCTATTTATTGTTATTTATAAATATCTAATTAAAATAAATAACTATAGTTGAATTGTTTAATGATTTTTAGTTGATAATAATAAAATTAACTAAATTATTAAGTTGTTGGGTTTTTTATCAAAAATGCTTATATAAATAATGAATAATAAAAGAAAGAAAATATTTAAATTAATGAGTTTATTAGGTACTGGTTCGATCTTAGGTATGGTTGCTGCTAGTTGTACAAATACCGTTGAACTCACAGCACAACAACGCATTAAAAACTATGCTAATACGATTGATAAAACTTCGTTTGAAATAGTTAAAGATGATAAACCGTTAGATATTAGTAAAACATTAGTTAAAGATATTGAAAAACAAAACTTTAAATACAAGAGTTCTAGTAGTAAGTTGTTATCTGATTGAAACTATGAAGTAGAAATCGTTGATAAAAAAGAAAACGAAGGTTCGATAAGTATTTCTGCAACTTTTAATAAAGAAGGTTATCAACCAGTCATCACGAATAACATCACTTTTGATGGTTTTATGAAACCAGATGATGATAAACAAGATAAGAACCAAATGCCTGATGATCAAGGTGAAAATCCAAAAGATGAGCCAATTCAAGACGATCCAGGGATTATTGATTCACCTGATGCAAGTAAGATTAAACAAGAAGTTGATAAATTAAATCAAGATGCATTTATCTTTAAGAAAAACGGTGTTGTTAGTGAAAAGAACCAACTTAAAGCTTCTGAAATAAATAATGATAATGTTGAATTAAAAGAAGGTTTAATTCAAAAAGATTTAATTGAAGGTTG
The Mycoplasma sp. E35C DNA segment above includes these coding regions:
- a CDS encoding LlaJI family restriction endonuclease is translated as MKPDDKKLKIELELSDYFWNKKPHFVGVEIKNNKIVFYPPKNFVSSKNNDDQLKKQIFRVLKTVNLDVNKIRQKDDLEHDDSQEDKNVQQDFLAKTNNTILIKDCWLLIEHYLTNQRYVSIEKKYSFGTKPKINWKKTIKQKSIISNNNILFTKYVCETNIRTENIINEIYLYCVQKAFDYFGWYFNKTFNNKNKKNDQFFHQNWSLKIINDELHKTFNDNQRSVLLAMKNIIQGVSIKPCDDNVSVYGTDQYESIYETMIDKLFNNNLKIEGFYCYANHHLIDDLKPKNQLEPLRPDSGFVYENNLYLLDAKYYLYSDKSTLINIPQTTDIQKQITYGKNADKLVHNNQLKFDQPIQNVYNAFLLPFNKKDDHTNNTNLKYVGYLVSQWEDNNQTYHYIPIVYIDINYLIDNYDKNDVDIRKELANLIKDNVDKLLEKNNKSDAEKINLEPIN
- a CDS encoding AAA family ATPase, yielding MSSDKKTYAKKESSPKYELRTSFAIKNRDNSNFKIKFSLSVFLEKIKQTYPNINNIEEVDCIKSCKNREGKTIYYIDIKRKKPPFIKLQEHFFNIVKSYAKKHHNNGNNKIINDNDLQPAFVFNIEPDEKSNNSQDSSIKNGDICLSLDNFELFNDLEIDEQDKINETNYYWFKFLSSYNFNPLSLWLSIINNNLILGIISILDLNDIFKKLLDKADRQFLTHKNKIYYGVPGCGKSHKVYEEIKKEEAFHLRTVFHPDYSNADFIGQIMPTVDDNGNIKYSFKPGPFSLALEEAYKKPNEDIFFVIEEINRGNAASIFGDVFQLLDRDDEGVSKYPIINLDIQKYLESKIENQKFEQIFIPKNLILVATMNTSDQNVFALDNAFKRRWNFIKIDNDIQNNENHPYKDWYVPGLDEPTTWKEFVVVINKIITKHQKDNLFLSEDKMIGQYFVDKNLLIESEEELKNNNKTLNEKAQFFANKVIMYLWEDVFKMDREAIFNSDYNSLDELIKDFCNKKMIFNQNFKTKIEEFRNQESKQTFSENQ